A window from Bdellovibrionales bacterium encodes these proteins:
- a CDS encoding tail fiber domain-containing protein has product MRYHLYVFGILSLLLVAQTAMASGTGLTYHGRILKPDGTPLESSAVQFTLEIRSPGSEACLLYQETQTINMSDSAGTFSLELGANPTFRASAAVDGGLSLSKIFGNKGTLTVPNCNFGTSYTPNVADGRILYITFNDGSGAQSLSPQKITFVPFAIEAMQLNGYTASQFLRVDSGTAPALTAANLTTLNDLFNGTLNINTTGTVTSSGAVSGSEMRTSAIKVYNGSNYVQLTAPTLTGNVLFKLPAADGGAGQVLQTDGSGNLSWVTPSVGGGGTITAVNVTAPLTNTGTATVPNIGIPMAGGTQSGYLSTADWNTFNNKLGGSDITSSLITTTLGYVPLNKAGDTMSGDLSTQNITMAANKYLTLSSNSTPGTSAGQVWFDSGSIKYFDGSGVKSISTATNTLSTALASGQIWVGNASGGAQATSLAGDINSVSNTGSVVVNKTTSGQSNTILSLDGSGVGTMKGLALSNTGTVTLSAQTASATYGLRLPAAAPTDTQTLQADASGNLSWVSSNALNNSYLNGGNSFGADSLIGLNDNYNLNIATNGTPRITVLSNGNVGIGTTSPGKTLEVNGTTMFRDKVSLGFMKDLEFNGGNITGANKIAMNTVPGYQIDVNSNFSSSYSASSVAAKSPDSSGGVRSFNTAPGDGNAAFYQIAATNTASTLQNAYIGAVSQTAGYAPVLVIGQQTGANSYNERMRIDANGNVGIGTTNPSVSLDLGSKKDAIRLPAGTTAEQPVSPADGMLRYNTTNSALEYSSGGSWTSVGSGSGSFSNITGPGAINITAGGTNQNVTLTASGTGVVTSPSVVTVTNTTASTTYNNGALVVSGGVGVSGAINTNSNITAAGTITSTASNIYKANGDAVMMIQSENTSTTTARYPRLDLYNFMGSPATGNGGNPGINLINYRGTSSTTAAMKGGESIGSVVFGGSYNTGGGYYETASIWAQTTENFSSTAAGTSLQFYVTPNGTKVQKQKMTLDQSGFLGLNTASPTDPLHIVEADSSLGVRIENQSSTASRTPGISIKNYSGTFSGGPTLLFETARGSSSSTSTIKSGDNLGQILFQGLKNGSNYVMGAQIYGQASEDWASGTAGTSMIFSTIASGATSASERMRIDGATGRVGIGASSPNNTLQVGSTGSSTTKQGIYVGTYLSTAGSAQYNGNWTSSGYWGLGPATNASDSTILLGNTVDQQGTWNGTQTLNLSVGGKIGVGTIAPIAPLDVRGNRSFEASMATANTANDGYSGLNIYDDTGANKALIAYGNSGAGVASSSLIVSTRDTTSPIVFGINANEVARISSSGNFGIGTNSPGYKLDVNGIAGATTIRVGNGTYSVPSISFTNYPGVGIWSNGNLSFSNNGLQMTLNTNSLAFNAGGAGPQIYQTGGNAAKPSYAFNVDSDTGMFNPNASGGSKQLGFSTAGVERLRIDASGNVGIGTTTPGYLLDVNGSTANVSGAWVVRSDQRLKRDIATLENPLDTVLKLRGVSFHWKDDKMDQQYGIQRGFIAQEMEQVVPEWVHEGNDGYKRIEKTGIEAYFVEAIKELYNKWFTDHERIAELEKQNRELKEALCEMNPNSKICKN; this is encoded by the coding sequence ATGAGATACCATCTGTACGTTTTCGGAATTCTATCTCTACTCTTAGTAGCTCAGACAGCCATGGCTTCTGGCACGGGCCTCACTTACCATGGGCGCATCTTAAAGCCCGATGGAACTCCACTGGAGTCTTCAGCCGTCCAATTCACATTGGAGATCCGAAGCCCTGGCAGCGAAGCCTGTTTGCTCTATCAAGAGACACAAACTATTAACATGAGCGACAGCGCTGGCACATTCTCACTCGAGCTTGGTGCAAACCCAACATTCCGCGCCTCTGCGGCTGTTGACGGCGGCTTGTCACTTTCAAAAATTTTCGGCAACAAAGGTACGCTCACTGTTCCTAATTGTAACTTCGGAACTAGCTATACACCGAACGTCGCCGATGGCCGGATTCTTTATATTACTTTTAACGACGGCAGCGGCGCGCAGAGTTTGAGCCCGCAGAAAATCACCTTCGTCCCGTTTGCAATCGAAGCGATGCAGCTCAATGGCTATACAGCAAGCCAGTTCTTGCGTGTGGACTCCGGCACAGCACCCGCACTGACAGCAGCAAACCTCACGACGTTGAATGATCTCTTTAACGGAACACTGAATATCAACACGACCGGCACTGTGACTTCTTCAGGTGCTGTCTCAGGCTCTGAAATGCGTACGTCCGCTATTAAAGTTTACAACGGCAGCAACTATGTTCAGCTGACGGCACCAACCTTGACGGGCAATGTTCTTTTTAAACTTCCCGCGGCTGATGGCGGTGCGGGCCAAGTTCTGCAAACAGATGGCTCCGGCAACCTATCTTGGGTGACGCCTTCTGTTGGCGGTGGAGGCACCATTACGGCTGTCAATGTGACGGCCCCTCTCACAAACACGGGAACAGCGACGGTTCCAAATATCGGTATTCCAATGGCGGGAGGGACTCAATCCGGTTATCTTAGTACAGCTGATTGGAACACATTCAATAATAAACTCGGTGGCTCTGATATCACATCAAGCCTGATCACGACGACTTTGGGTTATGTGCCGTTGAATAAAGCCGGCGACACAATGAGCGGAGATCTCAGCACTCAAAACATCACGATGGCCGCCAACAAATATTTGACGCTCTCTTCGAACTCAACTCCAGGAACTTCAGCCGGACAGGTTTGGTTCGATAGTGGATCTATCAAATACTTCGACGGGTCCGGCGTAAAGTCCATCAGTACAGCCACCAATACTCTTTCAACGGCATTGGCATCAGGCCAAATCTGGGTGGGTAACGCTTCCGGCGGCGCTCAAGCGACGTCTCTTGCCGGTGACATTAATTCTGTTTCTAATACAGGCTCTGTTGTCGTGAATAAAACGACGAGCGGTCAGAGCAATACCATTCTTAGCCTTGATGGTTCAGGCGTCGGTACAATGAAAGGGCTTGCTCTCAGTAACACGGGCACTGTCACTCTTTCGGCGCAAACGGCTTCAGCCACTTATGGTTTAAGACTACCAGCTGCTGCGCCAACAGACACTCAGACATTGCAAGCAGATGCCTCAGGCAATTTATCATGGGTTAGCAGCAATGCTCTCAACAACAGCTATTTGAACGGCGGAAACTCCTTCGGGGCTGATTCGTTGATAGGGCTTAATGACAACTACAATTTGAACATCGCCACCAACGGCACACCTCGAATAACCGTTTTATCAAATGGTAACGTCGGTATCGGCACGACCAGTCCAGGCAAAACGTTGGAAGTGAACGGAACTACGATGTTCCGAGATAAAGTGAGCCTCGGATTTATGAAAGACCTGGAATTCAATGGCGGAAATATTACTGGCGCTAATAAAATTGCGATGAACACCGTGCCGGGCTATCAAATCGATGTTAATTCAAACTTCTCATCAAGTTATTCTGCATCGAGTGTTGCCGCTAAATCACCTGACAGCAGCGGCGGGGTTCGCTCATTTAATACTGCCCCAGGCGATGGCAATGCGGCTTTTTATCAAATAGCAGCGACAAATACGGCGTCAACATTGCAAAACGCCTATATTGGTGCGGTCTCGCAAACAGCCGGATATGCTCCGGTCCTCGTGATCGGTCAGCAAACGGGAGCTAACTCCTACAATGAGCGCATGCGTATCGACGCCAACGGCAACGTCGGCATCGGCACCACCAATCCTTCGGTGTCTCTGGATCTCGGTTCAAAGAAAGATGCCATTCGCTTGCCTGCAGGTACTACTGCGGAACAACCAGTGTCTCCTGCTGATGGCATGCTTCGTTACAATACCACCAATAGTGCTCTGGAGTACTCAAGCGGTGGCAGCTGGACGAGCGTTGGCTCTGGCAGCGGATCTTTTAGCAATATCACCGGGCCGGGAGCGATTAACATCACTGCCGGCGGCACAAATCAGAATGTCACACTCACCGCTTCAGGCACAGGTGTCGTTACTTCTCCAAGCGTTGTAACCGTGACAAATACGACAGCCTCAACGACTTACAATAACGGAGCGCTCGTCGTCTCTGGTGGCGTCGGCGTCAGCGGCGCGATCAACACGAATTCCAATATCACCGCTGCGGGCACGATCACATCAACAGCCTCGAACATTTACAAAGCCAATGGCGACGCTGTGATGATGATTCAATCAGAAAATACATCGACCACCACAGCTCGCTATCCCCGTTTGGATCTTTATAATTTTATGGGAAGTCCCGCGACGGGTAATGGCGGTAACCCCGGCATTAACTTGATTAACTATCGCGGCACAAGCTCAACAACAGCGGCAATGAAGGGCGGCGAATCTATTGGTTCCGTCGTCTTTGGTGGATCTTATAACACCGGCGGAGGCTACTATGAAACAGCTTCCATCTGGGCTCAGACAACCGAGAACTTCTCGTCGACCGCCGCAGGAACGAGCTTGCAGTTCTACGTGACTCCGAACGGCACCAAAGTTCAAAAGCAAAAAATGACTCTCGACCAAAGCGGCTTCTTAGGGCTCAATACGGCAAGTCCCACAGATCCGCTCCATATCGTTGAGGCGGATTCTAGCTTGGGTGTTCGCATCGAAAACCAATCTTCAACTGCATCACGCACACCGGGCATCTCGATTAAAAATTATTCCGGTACATTCTCCGGCGGCCCGACCCTGCTCTTTGAAACTGCTCGCGGCAGCAGCTCCAGCACTTCAACTATCAAGAGCGGAGACAACCTCGGTCAGATTTTATTTCAAGGTCTCAAAAACGGATCTAATTATGTGATGGGCGCGCAAATCTATGGCCAAGCTTCCGAAGACTGGGCTTCGGGTACGGCCGGCACGAGTATGATCTTTAGCACCATTGCAAGTGGCGCAACTTCCGCTTCAGAAAGAATGCGCATCGACGGCGCCACAGGACGCGTTGGCATCGGTGCGAGCAGTCCGAATAACACTTTGCAAGTTGGCAGCACGGGTTCTTCGACAACGAAGCAAGGTATTTACGTCGGCACTTATCTCAGCACGGCGGGCTCCGCTCAATACAATGGTAACTGGACTAGCAGCGGTTATTGGGGCTTAGGCCCTGCCACAAATGCTTCCGATAGCACCATCCTCCTCGGCAACACCGTCGATCAACAAGGCACTTGGAATGGCACTCAGACTCTGAACCTCTCTGTCGGCGGGAAAATCGGTGTCGGCACGATCGCTCCGATAGCACCACTTGACGTACGTGGTAACCGTTCTTTTGAAGCTTCCATGGCCACAGCAAACACGGCCAACGATGGCTATTCAGGATTGAATATTTACGATGATACCGGCGCCAACAAGGCTCTGATTGCCTATGGAAACTCAGGCGCCGGCGTGGCTTCTTCTTCCCTTATTGTCTCTACCCGAGATACAACCTCACCGATTGTCTTTGGTATCAACGCCAATGAAGTGGCGCGCATTTCATCAAGTGGCAACTTCGGAATCGGCACCAACAGTCCGGGCTATAAATTAGACGTCAATGGTATTGCCGGTGCCACGACCATCAGGGTTGGTAATGGAACCTACTCTGTCCCAAGCATTAGTTTTACCAACTACCCAGGAGTTGGCATCTGGTCCAACGGCAATTTAAGTTTTTCAAACAACGGCCTACAAATGACTTTGAATACCAACTCGCTCGCTTTCAATGCAGGCGGTGCGGGACCGCAAATCTATCAAACTGGAGGCAACGCTGCGAAACCTTCGTACGCCTTCAACGTCGACAGTGATACTGGAATGTTCAATCCGAACGCCAGCGGCGGCAGCAAACAACTCGGCTTTTCAACCGCGGGTGTCGAGCGACTTCGCATTGATGCTTCGGGGAATGTTGGTATCGGTACGACAACGCCAGGATATTTGCTCGACGTGAATGGCTCAACAGCCAATGTTAGCGGCGCCTGGGTTGTACGCTC